Proteins encoded in a region of the Larimichthys crocea isolate SSNF chromosome XVI, L_crocea_2.0, whole genome shotgun sequence genome:
- the chd4b gene encoding chromodomain-helicase-DNA-binding protein 4 isoform X2 encodes MSASEDEREDFGAADEHSLLHGEDEPEDAVSDVDEIPKSKKKKKAKKSSRENRSSKRQRPIREELPVSSPEHLIGVEAAERDADEGGVRSESEGSDYAPGRKKKKRSSSAKEKKKGGAAAEKGGSSSSKSKRKDPEPEDDDDDDDDCQPKSSTQLLEAWGMKDIDHVFTQEDYSSLTNYKAFSQFVRPLIAAKNPKIAVSKMMTLMMAKWREFSTNNPLKGCATANAALAAANVAAAVENMVVAGTDGGAEPSTTASPAPAPTPATAPTPAAAPAAPAPPLRKAKTKEGKGPNARKKSKPTSKPPSKPKPKKVAPLKIKLGGLSSKRKRSSSDEDEPDVDSDFDDGSFSVSDGSNRSSRPKKKPKSAKKKKKETEEGDGYETDHQDYCEVCQQGGEIILCDTCPRAYHMVCLDPDMEKAPEGKWSCPHCEKEGIQWEARDDLSEAEGEDEEDRRDEGVEEEDDHHIEFCRVCKDGGELLCCDTCPSSYHIHCLNPPLPEIPNGEWICPRCKCPPMKGKVQKVLTWRWGEPPAPTPVPRPADLSADAPDPPPLAGRREREFFVKWCNMSYWHCSWVLELQLELNCQVMFRNYQRKTDMDEPPPVDFGGEGDENKSTKRKNKDPLFVHMEEEFYRYGVKMEWLMIHRILNHSVDKKNNVHYLIKWRDLPYDQSTWESEDMDIPEFDTYKQTYWNHRELMVGEEGRPGKKLKKAVKVKKAERPPANPVVDPTIKFDRQPDYLDSTGGTLHPYQLEGLNWLRFSWAQATDTILADEMGLGKTVQTAVFLYSLYKEGHSKGPFLVSAPLSTIINWEREFEMWAPDMYVVTYVGDKDSRAVIRENEFSFEGNAIRGGKKASKMKKDSTVKFHVLLTSYELITIDQAVLGSIEWACLVVDEAHRLKNNQSKFFRVLNNYPLQHKLLLTGTPLQNNLEELFHLLNFLTPERFNNLEGFLEEFADIAKEDQIKKLHDMLGPHMLRRLKADVFKHMPSKTELIVRVELSPMQKKYYKFILTRNFEALNTRGGGNQVSLLNVVMDLKKCCNHPYLFPAAATEAPKLPNGMYEGNALTKSSGKLMLLQKMMRKLKEGGHRVLVFSQMTKMLDLLEDFLENEGYKYERIDGGVTGNLRQEAIDRFNAPGAPQFAFLLSTRAGGLGINLASADTVIIYDSDWNPHNDIQAFSRAHRIGQNRKVMIYRFVTKASVEERITQVAKKKMMLTHLVVRPGLGSKTGSMSKQELDDILKFGTEELFKDEIGEGDNKEDDSSVIHYDDHAIDRLLDRNQDATDDTELQSMNEYLSSFKVAQYVVKDEDDEEEVEREVIKQEESVDPDYWEKLLRHHYEQQQEDLARNLGKGKRTRKPVNYNDGSQEDRGIRQDWQEDQSDNQSDYSVASEEGDEDFDERSEANARRPNRKGLRNDRDKPLPPLLARVGGNIEVLGFNARQRKAFLNAVMRYGMPPQDAFTNQWLVRDLRGKSEKEFKAYVSLFMRHLCEPGADGAETFADGVPREGLSRQHVLTRIGVMSLIRKKVQEFEHVNGQWSMPWMAELEENKRAAALAAGEDPKTPSTGTPADTQPNTPVPEDLSKSEDRDDMKKEGEDGKGVKKDDPEIIEIPDESEKSPAIDKKEGELDSAAGKEEKEKETGNGDEGREKEVEDLTKDKEEKDKTSDMDKDTPEVKGEGSEGKADSEEDKSKAEDIKDEKMDTSSPTDEKKEQKEEKDGVKPDESGKLQNGENTKEGATAAPVVNVSEEKKKATKQRFMFNIADGGFTELHSLWQNEERAATVTKKTFEIWHRRHDYWLLAGIIQHGYARWQDVQNDVRFAILNEPFKGEMSRGNFLEIKNKFLARRFKLLEQALVIEEQLRRAAYLNMTEDPAHPSMALNTRFSEVECLAESHQHLSKESMSGNKPANAVLHKVLKQLEELLSDMKADVTRLPATIARIPPVAVRLQMSERNILSRLASRGPEVTAQNQSQTSQQMQVPR; translated from the exons GTGAGGACGAGCCGGAGGATGCTGTGTCTGATGTAGACGAGATACCCaagtcaaagaagaagaagaaagccaaGAAGAGCAGCCGAGAGAACAGGAGCAGCAAGAGGCAGAGACCCATCAGAgag gagttgccAGTCAGCTCCCCGGAGCACCTGATTGGAGtggaagcagcagagagagatgcagaTGAGGGAGGTGTGCGGTCAGAGAGTGAAGGAAGTGATTATGCCCCcgggaggaaaaagaagaaacgcTCGAGCTCTgctaaagagaagaagaaaggcgGTGCGGCAGCTGAGAAAGGAGGCTCATCCAGCTCAAAGAGCAAACGCAAAGATCCGGAACCAGaagatgacgacgacgatgatgacgattGCCAG CCTAAAAGCTCCACCCAGCTGCTCGAGGCCTGGGGCATGAAAGACATTGACCATGTCTTCACTCAGGAAGACTACAGCTCCCTCACTAACTACAAGGCCTTCAGCCAGTTTGTCAG GCCTTTAATTGCAGCCAAGAACCCCAAAATCGCTGTGTCCAAGATGATGACTTTAATGATGGCTAAGTGGAGAGAATTCAGCACCAACAACCCTCTGAAG GGTTGCGCCACTGCCAATGCAGCCCTGGCAGCTGCCAAtgtggctgcagctgtggaGAACATGGTGGTGGCAGGGACAGACGGAGGGGCAGAGCCCAGTACTACCGCTTCACCCGCACCTGCTCCTACCCCTGCCACTGCTCCAACACCTGCTGCAGCCCCGGCAGCCCCAGCACCTCCACTCCGCAAGGCCAAGACCAAAGAGGGCAAAG gTCCAAATGCTCGCAAGAAGTCTAAGCCCACATCTAAGCCTCCGTCGAAACCCAAACCTAAGAAGGTGGCTCCACTCAAGATCAAATTAGGGGGCCTCAGCAGCAAGAGGAAGCGCTCCTCT AGTGATGAAGATGAGCCCGATGTTGACAGTGACTTTGATGACGGAAGTTTCTCCGTGTCAGATGGCTCCAACCGCAGCAGTCGTCCTAAGAAGAAACCCAagagtgcaaagaaaaaaaagaaag AGACGGAAGAAGGCGACGGCTATGAGACAGACCATCAGGACTACTGTGAGGTGTGCCAGCAGGGAGGGGAGATCATTTTGTGTGACACCTGTCCCAGAGCTTATCACATGGTCTGTCTGGATCCTGACATGGAGAAAGCACCCGAGGGCAAATGGAGCTGCCCACACTGT gagaaggaggggatcCAGTGGGAAGCCAGGGATGATCTGTCTGAGGCCGAAGGAGAGGACGAGGAAGacaggagagatgaaggagtggaggaagaagacgacCACCACATTGAATTCTGCCGGGTGTGCAAAGATGGAGGGGAGCTGCTTTGCTGTGACACCTGCCCCTCCTCCTACCACATCCACTGCCTCAACCCTCCTCTCCCTGAAATCCCCAACGGAGAATGGATCTGCCCCCGCTGCAAG TGTCCACCGATGAAGGGCAAAGTCCAAAAGGTTCTAACATGGCGATGGGGAGAGCCGCCAGCTCCCACGCCTGTCCCTCGGCCTGCTGACCTCTCTGCTGATGCTCCTGATCCTCCGCCACTGGCGGGCCGCAGGGAGAGGGAGTTCTTTGTCAAATGGTGCAATATGTCCTACTGGCACTGCTCCTGGGTGCTGGAGCTACAG CTGGAGCTGAACTGCCAAGTGATGTTCCGTAACTaccagaggaagacagacatgGATGAACCACCGCCTGTGGATTTTGGAGGTGAGggtgatgaaaataaaagcaccaagAGGAAGAACAAGGATCCTCTGTTTGTCCACATGGAGGAGGAGTTTTACCGCTATGGAGTCAAAATGGAGTGGCTGATGATCCACCGCATCCTCAACCACAG TGTTGATAAAAAGAACAACGTACATTACTTGATCAAATGGAGAGATCTGCCCTATGACCAGTCAACCTGGGAGAGCGAAGACATGGACATCCCTGAGTTTGACACCTACAAACAGACATACTGGAATCACAG agagtTGATGGTGGGTGAAGAAGGCAGACCTGGTAAGAAGCTGAAGAAGGCAGTCAAAGTCAAGAAGGCAGAGCGACCACCTGCTAATCCTGTTGTCGat CCCACTATCAAGTTTGATCGGCAGCCCGACTACCTGGACAGCACTGGAGGCACTCTGCATCCCTACCAGCTGGAGGGGTTGAACTGGCTGAGGTTTTCTTGGGCTCAGGCCACAGACACAATTTTGGCTGATGAAATGGGTTTAGGCAAGACTGTGCAGACTGCTGTCTTTCTCTACTCATTGTACAAGGAG GGTCACTCCAAAGGTCCCTTCCTGGTCAGTGCTCCCCTGTCCACCATCATTAACTGGGAGAGAGAGTTTGAGATGTGGGCACCTGACATGTACGTGGTGACCTATGTAGGggacaaagacagcagagctgTCATCAGAGAGAACGAGTTCTCCTTTGAGGGAAATGCCATCCGAGGTGGGAAGAAAGCATCTAAGATGAAG AAAGACTCAACGGTCAAGTTCCACGTCCTGCTGACATCCTATGAGTTGATTACCATTGACCAGGCTGTGCTTGGCTCCATTGAGTGGGCCTGTCTGGTTGTGGACGAGGCTCACCGACTCAAAAACAACCAGTCCAAG TTCTTCCGAGTGTTGAACAACTACCCGCTACAACACAAGCTGCTGCTAACTGGCACTCCCCTTCAGAACAACCTGGAGGAGCTCTTCCACTTGCTGAACTTCCTGACCCCAGAGAGATTCAA CAACCTGGAAGGATTTCTGGAGGAGTTTGCCGACATTGCCAAAGAGGACCAGATCAAGAAGCTCCATGACATGCTGGGACCCCACATGCTCAGGAGGCTGAAGGCTGATGTTTTCAAACACATGCCTTCAAAGACTGAGCTCATTGTTCGAGTAGAGCTGAGCCCCATGCAGAA GAAATACTACAAGTTCATCCTCACACGCAACTTTGAGGCCCTGAACACTCGTGGTGGAGGAAACCAAGTCTCTCTGCTCAACGTGGTGATGGACCTGAAAAAATGCTGCAATCATCCCTACCTCTTTCCTGCAGCCGCCACA GAGGCCCCCAAACTTCCAAATGGCATGTATGAGGGCAATGCTCTGACCAAGTCTTCAGGAAAACTGATGCTGCTCCAGAAGATGATGAGGAAGCTGAAGGAGGGGGGCCACAGGGTTCTGGTCTTCTCCCAGATGACCAAAATGTTGGACCTGCTGGAGGACTTCCTGGAAAACGAGGGGTACAAATATGAGAGGATTGATGGAGGAGTCACCGGCAACTTGAGACAGGAGGCCATCGACCGCTTTAATG CTCCCGGTGCTCCCCAGTTTGCATTCCTCCTCTCTACCAGAGCTGGTGGTTTGGGCATCAATCTGGCCTCTGCTGACACCGTCATCATCTACGATTCTGACTGGAACCCTCACAATGATATCCAG GCGTTCAGCAGAGCTCACCGTATTGGCCAGAACAGGAAAGTGATGATTTACCGCTTCGTTACCAAAGCTtctgtggaggagaggatcACACAG GTagcaaagaagaagatgatgctCACCCATCTGGTGGTGCGACCCGGTCTCGGATCCAAGACGGGCTCCATGTCCAAGCAGGAGCTCGATGACATCCTCAAGTTTGGAACTGAAGAGTTGTTCAAGGATGAAATCGGCGAAG GGGACAACAAGGAGGATGACAGCAGTGTGATTCACTACGATGACCACGCAATTGACCGTTTGCTAGACAGGAACCAGGATGCCACAGATGACACTGAGCTGCAGAGCATGAACGAATATCTCAGCTCCTTTAAAGTGGCCCAGTATGTggtcaaagatgaagatgacGAG gaggaggtggaaaggGAAGTGATCAAGCAAGAGGAAAGTGTTGATCCTGATTACTGGGAGAAGCTGCTGCGTCACCACtacgagcagcagcaggaagatcTTGCCCGAAATCTGGGCAAAGGCAAAAGAACTCGAAAGCCAGTCAACTACAATGACGGCTCCCAGGAGGACCGAGGTATAAGACAGG ACTGGCAGGAGGATCAGTCTGATAACCAGTCGGACTACTCTGTGGCCTCGGAGGAAGGCGATGAGGACTTTGATGAACGAAGTGAAG cTAATGCCCGCAGACCAAACCGTAAAGGGCTGAGGAACGATCGGGACAAACCTCTGCCGCCACTGTTGGCCAGAGTGGGCGGGAACATCGAG GTTTTGGGCTTCAATGCACGACAGAGGAAGGCTTTCCTGAATGCAGTGATGCGTTATGGGATGCCTCCACAGGATGCTTTCACCAACCAGTGGCTGGTCAGAGACCTCCGAGGGAAGTCTGAGAAAGAATTCAA GGCCTACGTGTCTCTGTTCATGCGTCACCTTTGTGAGCCGGGGGCTGACGGAGCTGAGACCTTTGCAGATGGCGTGCCACGCGAGGGTTTGTCAAGGCAACATGTGCTCACCCGTATTGGTGTGATGTCACTTATAAGGAAAAAG GTGCAGGAGTTTGAGCATGTGAACGGTCAGTGGTCAATGCCCTGGATGGCAGAGCTAGAGGAGAACAAAAGGGCTGCAGCTTTGGCTGCAGGTGAAGACCCAAAGACTCCTTCTACTGGGAcccctgcagacacacagcccAACACCCCTGTCCcag agGATTTGTCTAAATCAGAGGACAGGGACGACATGAAGAAAGAAGGTGAGGATGGCAAAGGAGTCAAGAAGGATGATCCAGAG ATTATTGAAATCCCAGATGAGTCTGAAAAATCCCCTGCCATTGATAAGAAAGAAGGAGAGCTAGACTCTGCTgcagggaaggaggagaaagagaaggagacaggaaatggagatgaaggcagagagaaggaggtcGAAGACCTGACcaaggacaaagaagaaaaggacaAGACTTCGGACATGGACAAAGACACTCCTGAGGTCAAGGGTGAAGGTTCAGAGGGCAAGGCGGACTCAGAGGAGGACAAGTCTAAAG CTGAGGATATAAAAGATGAGAAGATGGACACCAGTTCGCCtacagatgaaaagaaag agcaaaaagaagagaaggacgGTGTGAAACCAGACGAGTCTGGCAAACTGCAGAACGGGGAGAACACCAAGGAAGGAGCAACAGCTGCGCCGGTGGTTAACGTcagtgaagagaagaaaaaagccaCCAAGCAGAGGTTCATGTTCAACATTGCTGACGGAGGATTCAcag AGCTTCACTCTCTGTGGCAGAATGAAGAGAGGGCAGCCACCGTCACCAAGAAGACCTTTGAGATTTGGCACCGTCGCCATGACTACTGGCTGCTGGCTGGCATCATACA ACACGGCTATGCCCGGTGGCAGGATGTGCAGAACGATGTGAGGTTTGCGATCCTCAATGAGCCCTTCAAAGGGGAAATGAGCAGAGGAAACTTCCTGGAGATCAAAAACAAGTTTCTGGCCCGCAGGTTCAAG TTATTGGAGCAGGCTTTGGTGATTGAGGAACAGCTGCGCAGGGCGGCTTACCTGAACATGACAGAGGACCCGGCACACCCCTCCATGGCACTCAACACTCGCTTCAGTGAGGTGGAGTGTCTAGCCGAGTCCCACCAACACCTCAGCAAGGAGTCCATGTCTGGAAACAAGCCTGCTAATGCAGTTCTGCATAAAG TTCTCAAACAGCTCGAGGAACTGCTGAGTGACATGAAGGCTGACGTCACACGTCTCCCGGCGACCATCGCCAGGATACCTCCCGTTGCCGTGCGGCTGCAAATGTCCGAGAGGAACATCCTAAGCCGATTGGCCAGCCGGGGCCCCGAGGTCACTGCTCAGAACCAGTCACAGACCTCACAGCAGATGCAGGTACCGCGTTGA